Proteins co-encoded in one Malus sylvestris chromosome 9, drMalSylv7.2, whole genome shotgun sequence genomic window:
- the LOC126582447 gene encoding protein-tyrosine-phosphatase PTP1-like, with product MQDPEEETKRRRREMPEEKDTKRPKSMTLATIPSLEDSLASTCLTRVVLTPQQHENCAFALKFFKDKLRMPEQINREWDQLDAIYVTQSEAEKRCTVALNTLNFCKNRYDEYVAFDENRVVLKSCAAGAGDYINASFITTPSSSSCFIATQGPLSHTFEAFWEMVIQYRCSVIVMLTDLDDNKCGDYFQANDKDGVSGREFGNICVATKRIRGVGEFGDGNSDSLVLRLLEVKKNNNKEQSSDSDSEEPSPPMSVLHIQYPQWPDHGVPEDTFAVRGILKRVMYQEALAIPDCGPIVVHCSAGVGRTGTYCTIHDTLQRILSGDMSALDLVKTITTFRSQRDGMVQKPEQYRFCYDAIIDELEELILDGSPLGS from the coding sequence ATGCAGGACCCGGAGGAGGAGaccaagaggaggaggagggagatgCCGGAGGAGAAGGACACCAAACGGCCAAAATCCATGACACTGGCCACCATCCCTTCCTTGGAGGACTCGTTGGCCAGTACTTGTTTGACCAGAGTTGTCCTTACCCCCCAACAGCACGAAAACTGTGCCTTTGCTCTCAAATTCTTCAAAGACAAGCTCCGGATGCCCGAACAGATCAACCGAGAGTGGGATCAGTTAGATGCCATTTATGTAACACAATCCGAGGCGGAGAAGCGTTGCACTGTGGCTCTCAACACTCTCAATTTCTGCAAAAACCGGTATGATGAATACGTAGCGTTCGATGAAAATAGGGTTGTTCTTAAATCTTGTGCGGCAGGGGCAGGGGACTATATCAATGCCAGCTTCATCACAACaccatcttcctcttcttgtttTATTGCAACACAAGGTCCACTTTCACACACCTTTGAAGCTTTCTGGGAGATGGTCATCCAGTACCGTTGCTCTGTAATTGTCATGCTTACTGACTTGGATGATAACAAATGTGGAGATTATTTTCAGGCCAATGACAAGGACGGCGTTAGTGGTAGAGAATTTGGGAATATATGTGTAGCCACTAAGCGGATAAGAGGAGTTGGTGAATTTGGAGATGGTAATTCGGATTCACTAGTATTGCGCCTTTTGGAGGTGAAGAAGAATAATAATAAGGAACAGTCATCAGACTCGGACTCGGAGGAACCTTCACCACCCATGTCTGTTTTGCACATTCAGTATCCTCAATGGCCCGACCATGGAGTTCCCGAAGACACGTTTGCGGTTCGTGGAATTTTGAAAAGAGTAATGTATCAGGAAGCACTCGCCATACCCGACTGCGGCCCAATTGTGGTGCACTGCAGTGCAGGTGTTGGGAGAACTGGAACGTACTGCACCATTCATGATACACTGCAGAGAATTCTTTCGGGGGACATGTCTGCTTTAGATTTAGTAAAAACAATAACCACATTCAGGTCTCAGCGAGATGGAATGGTCCAGAAACCGGAGCAATATCGTTTCTGTTATGATGCCATCATTGATGAATTGGAAGAGCTCATCTTGGATGGATCCCCACTTGGCAGTTGA
- the LOC126583288 gene encoding probable boron transporter 2 gives MEETFVPLRGIKNDLRGRLKCYKEDWTGGFKAGFRILAPTTYIFFASAIPVISFGEQLDRSTDGVLTAVQTLVSTAVCGIIHSIVGGQPLLILGVAEPTVIMYTFMFNFAKERKDLGPKLFLAWSAWVCVWTAGLLFLLAILGACSIINRFTRVAGELFGLLIAMLFMQQAIKGLVDEFRLPEREDTSLLQFIPSWRFANGMFALVLSFGLLLTALKSRKARSWRYGTGWLRSFVADYGVPLMVLVWTGVSYIPTSSVPHGIPRRLFSPNPWSPGAYENWTVIKDMLNVPVLYIIGAFIPATMIAVLYYFDHSVASQLSQQKEFNLRKPSSYHYDLLLLGFLTLMCGLLGIPPSNGVIPQSPMHTKSLATLKHQLLRNRLVATARTSMRNNASLGQLYGNMQDAYQQMQTPLVYQEASSRGLNELKESTIQAASSMGNYIDAPVDQTVFDIEKEIDDLLPVEVKEQRLSNLLQAVLVGGCVAAMPILKRIPTSVLWGYFAFMAIESLPGNQFWERILLLFTAPSRRFKVLEDNHATFVETVPFKSIAMFTVFQTLYLLACFGLTWVPIAGVMFPMMIMLLVPVRQYILPKFFKGAHLQDLDAAEYEEAPALTYSLATETELGAGASCAGDAEILDEVMTRSRGEFRHVSSPKITSSTSTPANAPEILGSPHKTFSPRVSELRGERSPLSGGRGSHSPGTPGSSSILGKSPSNR, from the exons ATGGAAGAGACATTTGTGCCTTTGCGGGGAATCAAGAATGATCTCAGAGGAAGATTGAAGTGCTACAAGGAAGACTGGACTGGGGGCTTTAAAGCTGGATTCAG GATTTTGGCTCCTACAACCTACATATTTTTTGCTTCTGCAATCCCAGTCATTTCATTTGGTGAACAATTGGATCGAAGTACTG ATGGAGTTTTGACAGCAGTGCAAACCTTAGTATCGACGGCAGTTTGTGGGATCATACATTCCATCGTCGGAGGTCAACCCTTGCTGATATTGGGTGTGGCCGAGCCTACTGTAATCATGTACACCTTCATGTTCAATTTTGCCAAAGAACGTAAGGACTTGGGTCCAAAGCTCTTTCTAGCATGGTCCGCATG GGTATGTGTATGGACAGCTGGTTTACTGTTCTTATTGGCAATATTAGGCGCTTGTTCCATAATAAATAGGTTTACAAGAGTGGCTGGGGAGTTGTTTGGTCTACTTATTGCTATGCTCTTCATGCAGCAAGCCATTAAA GGACTTGTGGATGAGTTTCGCTTACCAGAAAGAGAAGACACTAGTTTACTACAATTTATACCTTCATGGAGGTTTGCAAATGGAATGTTTGCTTTGGTGTTGTCATTTGGCCTTCTTCTCACAGCATTAAAAAGCAGGAAAGCAAGGTCATGGCGCTATGGCACTG GTTGGCTAAGAAGCTTTGTAGCAGACTATGGTGTGCCACTTATGGTTCTGGTGTGGACTGGTGTGTCTTACATTCCAACTAGTAGTGTTCCACACGGCATCCCAAGGCGCCTTTTTAGCCCAAATCCATGGTCACCTGGTGCATATGAAAATTGGACTGTCATTAAG GACATGCTCAATGTTCCAGTCCTCTATATCATTGGAGCTTTCATTCCAGCAACGATGATCGCGGTGCTTTACTATTTTGATCACAGTGTAGCATCCCAACTATCTCAGCAGAAAGAGTTCAACTTAAGAAAGCCATCCTCTTACCATTATGACTTGCTTCTTTTGGGGTTTCTG ACTTTAATGTGTGGTCTGCTTGGAATTCCTCCATCAAATGGAGTCATCCCACAGTCTCCAATGCATACAAAAAGTTTAGCTACTCTTAAACACCAG TTGCTTCGTAATCGTCTTGTAGCAACAGCACGCACAAGTATGAGAAATAATGCTAGCTTGGGACAACTGTATGGAAATATGCAAGATGCCTATCAACAAATGCAGACTCCTTTGGTTTACCAGGAGGCCTCATCTCGA GGACTGAATGAATTAAAAGAATCAACCATCCAGGCAGCTTCGAGTATGGGAAATTATATTGATGCACCAGTTGATCAGACAGTATTTGATATTGAGAAAGAGATTGATGATCTATTGCCGGTTGAGGTGAAGGAGCAGCGTCTCAGTAACCTGCTTCAAGCGGTATTGGTGGGGGGATGTGTTGCAGCTATGCCTATCCTCAAAAGAATCCCAACTTCAGTCCTTTGGGGATACTTTGCCTTCATGGCCATTGAAAGCTTACCCGGTAACCAATTTTGGGAAAGGATTTTATTGCTCTTTACAGCTCCAAGTAGAAGATTCAA AGTCCTCGAGGATAATCACGCCACTTTTGTAGAAACTGTGCCTTTCAAGTCAATCGCGATGTTCACAGTTTTCCAAACTCTGTACCTGCTTGCATGTTTTGGGCTTACTTGGGTTCCAATTGCTGGGGTTATGTTTCCAATGATGATCATGCTCTTGGTTCCTGTGAGGCAATACATACTCCCCAAGTTTTTCAAAGGAGCACACCTTCAGGATTTGGATGCAGCAGAGTACGAAGAGGCTCCGGCTTTAACATATAGCCTTGCAACG GAGACAGAGTTGGGAGCTGGAGCTTCCTGCGCAGGGGATGCAGAAATATTAGACGAAGTTATGACCAGAAGCCGAGGTGAGTTTAGGCATGTCAGCAGTCCAAAGATCACAAGCTCTACTTCAACACCAGCAAATGCCCCTGAAATCCTTGGGAGTCCACACAAGACCTTCAGTCCTCGCGTAAGTGAGCTAAGAGGAGAGCGAAGTCCTCTTTCTGGCGGAAGAGGGTCGCACAGTCCGGGGACCCCTGGCTCTTCTTCTATTCTTGGGAAGAGTCCTAGTAACCGCTAA
- the LOC126583299 gene encoding uncharacterized protein LOC126583299, protein MGSLSPQKPVKVQQGPVVLDMQMVEDFQSPDAGAMAAGGGGGGGGGEGGGEGEGEGKEEYVYRISTAVEWGELQSSGSIFGGELDKKSGFIHLSNLNQIKREEAYEAR, encoded by the exons ATGGGCTCACTCTCGCCTCAAAAGCCCGTCAAAGTCCAACAGGGTCCAGTAGTATTAGATATGCAGATGGTGGAAGACTTTCAATCTCCAGACGCCGGAGCAATGGCTgcaggtggaggtggaggtggaggtggaggtgaagGTGGAGGTGAAGGTGAAGGTGAGGGGAAGGAAGAATATGTGTACAGAATCAGCACTGCTGTGGAGTGGGGAGAGTTGCAGAGCTCTGGCTCTATTTTTGGTGGAGAGCTTGACAAGAAGTCTGGGTTCATTCATCTGAGCAACCTCAACCag ATTAAAAGAGAGGAAGCGTATGAAG CTAGGTGA
- the LOC126583296 gene encoding nitrogen regulatory protein P-II homolog has product MAAMASAGLLSPLHCHLSELPLLGSSSIRNKLAEFRFCQPKIALKHARNASIVPVVRAQSSSGYVPDSKFYKVEAILRPWRVSQVSSALLKIGIRGVTVSDVRGFGAQGGSTERHGGSEFSEDNFVAKIKMEIVVSKDQVEAVVDTIIEAAKTGEIGDGKIFVVPVSDVIRVRTGERGEKAEKMTGGLSDVSSA; this is encoded by the exons ATGGCTGCAATGGCGAGTGCAGGCCTGCTTAGCCCCCTCCATTGCCACCTCAGCGAGCTTCCGCTTTTGGGTTCGAGCTCGATCCGCAACAAGCTCGCAGAATTTCGGTTCTGTCAGCCCAAAATCGCTCTAAAGCACGCAAGAAATGCGTCCATTGTTCCGGTCGTACGAGCGCAGAGTTCTTCTG GTTATGTCCCAGACTCCAAATTTTACAAAGTCGAAGCGATTCTGAG GCCCTGGCGTGTTTCGCAGGTTTCTTCG GCTCTGCTGAAAATTGGAATTCGTGGTGTTACTGTATCTGATGTTCGAGGCTTTGGTGCTCAAGGTGGTTCAACAGAGAGGCACGGTG GCTCTGAATTTTCTGAAGACAATTTTGTTGCTAAGATTAAAATGGAGATTGTAGTGAGCAAAGACCAG GTTGAGGCTGTGGTTGACACAATAATTGAGGCAGCCAAGACTGGAGAAATCGGCGATGGCAAGATTTTTG TGGTGCCAGTCTCAGATGTAATCAGAGTTCGCACTG GGGAGCGCGGAGAGAAGGCGGAGAAGATGACAGGAGGGCTGTCTGACGTGTCCTCTGCTTGA